A stretch of Allostreptomyces psammosilenae DNA encodes these proteins:
- a CDS encoding rhodanese-like domain-containing protein has translation MTTTTIAQRSGATPSAPMSTPCASPAEAAAHFAAKLAFATDVSDVHAALAAGADDFVLLDSRSRAAWEQGHVPGAVHLPSAEIPRRAAELLDVNVPVVTYCWGPGCDGAARAALALARLGYRVKEMIGGIEYWLREGFAVQTASGAVRRAADPLTAPVSGGLATAAARTVEFEAVGDGAVCDLTGPSCGC, from the coding sequence ATGACGACGACCACCATCGCACAGCGGTCCGGCGCCACCCCCAGCGCCCCCATGTCCACCCCCTGCGCCTCCCCGGCCGAGGCCGCCGCCCACTTCGCGGCCAAGCTGGCCTTCGCCACCGACGTCTCCGACGTGCACGCCGCGCTCGCCGCCGGGGCGGACGACTTCGTCCTGCTGGACTCGCGCTCCCGGGCCGCCTGGGAGCAGGGGCACGTGCCCGGCGCCGTGCACCTGCCGAGCGCCGAGATCCCGCGGCGCGCCGCCGAGCTGCTCGACGTGAACGTGCCGGTGGTGACCTACTGCTGGGGTCCCGGGTGCGACGGCGCGGCCCGCGCGGCGCTGGCCCTGGCCCGGCTCGGCTACCGGGTCAAGGAGATGATCGGCGGCATCGAGTACTGGCTCCGCGAGGGTTTCGCGGTCCAGACGGCCTCCGGCGCCGTGCGGCGGGCGGCGGACCCGCTGACCGCCCCGGTCTCCGGCGGACTCGCCACCGCCGCGGCGCGGACGGTGGAGTTCGAGGCGGTCGGCGACGGCGCGGTCTGCGACCTCACCGGGCCGTCCTGCGGCTGCTGA
- a CDS encoding MarR family winged helix-turn-helix transcriptional regulator, whose translation MGSAEEPGRTAPGKAARELAAIERALSRIRRSQRRGALARQAVLEGAAPEAVAHLPVLDAVAEPPGEVTVGAVAERIGVDPSRASRMVAAAIGAGLVRRGASPSDGRRSPLELTAAGRGLLERARERRLAHIRRLTADWTDAERREFARLLGRFTDAL comes from the coding sequence ATGGGTAGCGCGGAGGAACCCGGGCGGACCGCCCCCGGGAAGGCGGCGCGGGAGCTGGCGGCCATCGAGCGTGCCCTGTCGCGGATCCGGCGCAGCCAGCGCCGGGGCGCCCTGGCCCGGCAGGCCGTGCTGGAGGGGGCGGCTCCGGAGGCGGTGGCGCACCTTCCCGTGCTGGACGCGGTGGCCGAGCCGCCCGGTGAGGTGACCGTGGGCGCCGTGGCGGAGCGGATCGGTGTGGATCCCTCGCGGGCCAGCCGGATGGTGGCCGCCGCCATCGGGGCGGGGCTGGTCCGGCGGGGGGCCTCGCCCTCCGACGGGCGGCGCAGCCCCCTGGAGCTGACCGCGGCCGGCCGCGGCCTGCTGGAGCGGGCCCGCGAGCGCCGGCTCGCGCACATCCGGCGGCTGACCGCCGACTGGACCGACGCGGAGCGCCGGGAGTTCGCCCGTCTGCTCGGCAGGTTCACCGACGCGCTGTGA
- a CDS encoding pyridoxine/pyridoxamine 5'-phosphate oxidase, whose translation MGRTTTGAEPDVAPSSVTESLRGLATLAGPLPEFDVDRAPDAPGPLFGEWFVRAVREEVREPHAMVLSTVDAHGRPDARVLTLREVDPDAGTWTFGTSIASPKGRQLDAVPWAALTFYWPEQGRQIRVRGPVVRAKAARNAQDFLRRGPAGRVMSLVGRQSEPMPDPTEWEEDRRRAELQLERHPGVVAADWALYTLTADRVEFWQGDDRQRHRRLEYRRDRAGARWTRVPLRP comes from the coding sequence GTGGGCAGGACAACCACGGGCGCGGAACCGGACGTGGCCCCCTCCTCGGTGACCGAGTCGCTGCGGGGGCTCGCCACGCTCGCCGGGCCGCTGCCCGAGTTCGACGTCGACCGCGCCCCGGACGCCCCCGGCCCGCTCTTCGGCGAGTGGTTCGTCCGCGCGGTGCGCGAGGAGGTCCGGGAGCCGCACGCCATGGTGCTGTCCACGGTGGACGCGCACGGCCGGCCGGACGCCCGGGTGCTCACCCTGCGCGAGGTCGACCCGGATGCCGGGACCTGGACCTTCGGCACCTCGATCGCCAGCCCCAAGGGCCGGCAGCTCGACGCCGTCCCGTGGGCGGCGCTCACCTTCTACTGGCCGGAGCAGGGCCGCCAGATCCGCGTCCGGGGCCCGGTGGTGCGGGCGAAGGCGGCGCGCAACGCCCAGGACTTCCTGCGCCGCGGCCCCGCCGGCCGGGTGATGAGCCTCGTCGGCCGGCAGAGCGAGCCGATGCCCGACCCCACCGAGTGGGAGGAGGACCGCCGGCGGGCCGAGCTGCAACTGGAGCGGCACCCCGGCGTGGTGGCCGCGGACTGGGCGCTGTACACGCTGACGGCCGACCGGGTCGAGTTCTGGCAGGGCGACGACCGCCAGCGGCACCGCCGCCTGGAGTACCGGCGTGACCGGGCGGGCGCCCGGTGGACCCGCGTGCCGCTGCGGCCCTGA
- a CDS encoding flotillin family protein, whose protein sequence is MPLSSALIAGVGIVVLIALVVLVVISRYKVAGPNEAFIITGRRGKEAVDPVTGRKVTDVSGQKVVVGGGVFVVPFIQHRHSLDLSSRRIPVSVRGAVSLRGVKVNLEGVAIVKVGGNEDAIRAAAQRFLRQQKEVETFTKEVLSGALRSIVGRMSVEDIIRDRAGFAAQVAEESETSLVGQGLALDTIQIQDITAEGSYLEDLGRPEAARARQDADIAEANARRTAQQSRLKAEEDIAVAQRTLALRQAEIKSETDAAAARAAAAGPLAEAAQRQHILGEQEKVAERQAALKDRELDTEVRKPADASRYREEQEAEARRIARVKAAEADRVAAIAAAQAEAERARLTGEGEKQRRAALAEAVRLEGEAQAASIAARGSAEAEAMRERADAFDRYGEAAVLEMIVSMLPEVVAKAAEPLSAVDKLTVISTDGAGRLPRAVAENLSQGLEMVTATTGIDLAQLLSGIAGRRPGAGTGTGGAAAPAAGVAAPQPAAKEVAAPPEGAQRPAAG, encoded by the coding sequence ATGCCACTGAGCTCGGCGTTGATCGCCGGAGTCGGCATCGTCGTACTGATCGCCCTGGTCGTTCTCGTGGTCATATCCCGCTACAAGGTGGCCGGCCCCAACGAGGCGTTCATCATCACCGGACGCCGGGGCAAGGAGGCCGTCGATCCGGTCACCGGCCGCAAGGTCACCGACGTCAGCGGCCAGAAGGTCGTGGTCGGCGGTGGGGTGTTCGTGGTGCCCTTCATCCAGCACCGGCACAGCCTCGACCTCTCATCCCGGCGCATCCCGGTCTCCGTCCGCGGCGCGGTGAGCCTGCGCGGCGTCAAGGTGAACCTCGAAGGCGTGGCGATCGTCAAGGTCGGCGGCAACGAGGACGCCATCCGCGCCGCCGCGCAGCGGTTCCTGCGCCAGCAGAAGGAGGTGGAGACCTTCACCAAGGAGGTGCTCTCCGGGGCGCTGCGCTCCATCGTGGGCCGGATGAGCGTGGAGGACATCATCCGCGACCGCGCCGGGTTCGCCGCCCAGGTGGCGGAGGAGTCCGAGACCTCGCTGGTCGGCCAGGGCCTGGCGCTGGACACCATCCAGATCCAGGACATCACGGCCGAGGGCAGCTACCTGGAGGACCTCGGTCGCCCCGAGGCGGCCCGGGCCCGGCAGGACGCGGACATCGCCGAGGCCAACGCCCGCCGCACCGCGCAGCAGTCCCGGCTCAAGGCGGAGGAGGACATCGCCGTGGCGCAGCGGACGCTGGCGCTGCGCCAGGCCGAGATCAAGTCCGAGACGGACGCGGCGGCGGCCCGGGCCGCCGCCGCGGGGCCGCTCGCCGAGGCGGCGCAGCGCCAGCACATCCTCGGTGAGCAGGAGAAGGTCGCCGAGCGGCAGGCCGCCCTGAAGGACCGTGAACTCGACACCGAGGTCCGCAAGCCGGCCGACGCCAGCCGCTACCGGGAGGAGCAGGAGGCGGAGGCGCGGCGGATCGCCCGGGTCAAGGCCGCGGAGGCGGACCGTGTCGCGGCGATCGCGGCCGCGCAGGCCGAGGCGGAGCGGGCCCGGCTCACCGGTGAGGGCGAGAAGCAGCGCCGCGCCGCGCTGGCCGAGGCGGTCCGGCTGGAGGGGGAGGCGCAGGCCGCCTCCATCGCCGCGCGCGGCTCGGCGGAGGCCGAGGCGATGCGGGAGCGCGCCGACGCCTTCGACCGGTACGGCGAGGCGGCGGTGCTGGAGATGATCGTCTCGATGCTGCCGGAGGTGGTGGCCAAGGCCGCCGAGCCGCTGTCCGCCGTGGACAAGCTCACCGTCATCTCCACCGACGGCGCCGGGCGGTTGCCCAGGGCGGTCGCCGAGAACCTCAGCCAGGGCCTGGAGATGGTCACCGCCACCACCGGCATCGACCTCGCCCAGCTGCTCTCCGGGATCGCCGGCCGCCGGCCGGGCGCCGGGACGGGGACCGGCGGGGCGGCGGCGCCCGCCGCCGGCGTCGCGGCGCCGCAGCCGGCCGCCAAGGAGGTCGCGGCGCCACCGGAGGGCGCCCAGCGCCCGGCCGCGGGCTGA